The window CATTCAATATTTGTAAAAAATAACTTAATTTTTAAATTAGGATTTTTTACTTTTTTAACTTTATTTCCATACTTATAAACAAAAGCTGCTTTATAGTTTTTAATAAAAAATAAAACATCACTACCAATGTTTAAAATATGTTTTTTAATTTGAAAATAGTTAATTTGTTTTATTTCTAATAAGAATTTAAATAAACAAGCAACATTAGAAGAACCACTTCCAAGTCCAGAAAATAAAGGGATGTTTTTTTTAATTTTTATTTTGAAAAATAAATTTTTATCAATAATTTCTTTTTCTTTTAAATAACTAATTGTTTTTTTAAAGATGCAGTTTTCTATTATTAAAGTTTTATTTGTTGAATCAAAATAAGAAATTTCATCTTCTTCTTTTTCATTTAAATTAATTTTTATTTCATCATATACAGAGTTTTCAACCAGTAAAAAAACACTATTTAACTTATGAAGATTATTCTTTTTATTTTTTTTACCAATAGATAAAAATAAATTAATTTTTGGATAACTTTTATAAATCATAGAAATCAAAACACATTTTTAAATAAAGTTCTTCTTTTATATTTTCAGGTCTTGTTGTTGGAATAATACTATGTTTATTAAAAACTTCTTCTATTTTTTGTTTTGGAAAATAATTTTTTAAATTATTGAAAATGGTTTTTCTTTTTTGAGAAAAACATTTTAATAGAAAAGACTCTAGTTTTTCAAAGTTAGTAAAATCAAAATCTTTTTTTCTTTCAAAACTAATAACTGTAGAATCTACTTCTGGTTTTGGAAAAAAACAATTATTAGAGACATCAAAAAGTTTTTTTATTTCACTAGTGATTCTTAATAAAACTGTGAAATTGTTATATTTTTTTGTTCCAACTTTTGCTGTAATCCTATCTGCCATTTCTTTTTGAACCATTAAAACAGATTGAGAAAAATTAGCATACTTTAAAATTTTAAAAATAATTTTTGAAGAGATACTATATGGCAAATTAGAAATAATTTTATATTGTGTGTCTTTATTAAATTCTTTAAAATCAAACTTCAAAACATCAATATTAATTATTCGTAATTCTTTGTATTCTTGTTTTAAAAACTCAACTAATCTTTTATCTAATTCAACAACAGTAAGATTTTTTGTTTGTGAAAGAACAATTTTAGTAAGAGCTCCAAATCCTGGACCAATTTCTAAAACATGATCATCTGGTTTTATTTCTAAAGAATCTACAATTTTTTTCTTAATATTTTCATTAATTAAAAAATTTTGCCCCATCTTTCGAGAAGCAAAAAATTTATTTTTTTTAATGAATGAAATGAATTTATTTTCTTCTTTTCCAATCATAATAGTTTATTTAATACCTAATTCTCTAAGTTTTTCTTCTAAACTTACACCCTTAGTTTTTCTTTTCACTATGTAGTGGTGAATAATTACAGATTGAGCAATAGTAAATAGAGAAGATAAGAATCAATATAACCCAACACTGGCTGGTGATTGAACTACAACAAATACAAGTACAACCATAACTACAGTTTGAGAAATTCTCATTTTCTTAGCAGAATCATTTCCTTTTTGACTAAGTGCTCTAGCATTAGCATTTCTTCTTTTAGCTAGAATCTGTGGAATCTTTT is drawn from Malacoplasma penetrans HF-2 and contains these coding sequences:
- a CDS encoding 4-(cytidine 5'-diphospho)-2-C-methyl-D-erythritol kinase: MIYKSYPKINLFLSIGKKNKKNNLHKLNSVFLLVENSVYDEIKINLNEKEEDEISYFDSTNKTLIIENCIFKKTISYLKEKEIIDKNLFFKIKIKKNIPLFSGLGSGSSNVACLFKFLLEIKQINYFQIKKHILNIGSDVLFFIKNYKAAFVYKYGNKVKKVKNPNLKIKLFFTNIECSTKKVFEDYETNQSMCKNSYLKQFLYFKIKRYWMLENDLKESVFNLYKDLSIKHETLQKKYDKKIFLTGSGGTLFLIEDK
- the rsmA gene encoding 16S rRNA (adenine(1518)-N(6)/adenine(1519)-N(6))-dimethyltransferase RsmA produces the protein MIGKEENKFISFIKKNKFFASRKMGQNFLINENIKKKIVDSLEIKPDDHVLEIGPGFGALTKIVLSQTKNLTVVELDKRLVEFLKQEYKELRIINIDVLKFDFKEFNKDTQYKIISNLPYSISSKIIFKILKYANFSQSVLMVQKEMADRITAKVGTKKYNNFTVLLRITSEIKKLFDVSNNCFFPKPEVDSTVISFERKKDFDFTNFEKLESFLLKCFSQKRKTIFNNLKNYFPKQKIEEVFNKHSIIPTTRPENIKEELYLKMCFDFYDL